ACTCCAGGTCCGGGTACAGCGCCTCGAGCTCCGCCACCACGGCGCGGGCCGTTTCGGGGTCGGTCTGGGCGTTGTGGAAGATGGTCGCGATCTCGAAGGCCGCCTCGGGGGTCACCGCGAGGCGGAACAAAGCCTTCAAGCCCTCCGCGGGAGTTTCGGTCACCACGGCCAGCTGGCCGTCCCGCAACCCGATCACCTGGCCCTCCTGGATCTCGCCCACCGCCTCGAGGTTCGCGTTGCGGCTCGCGCGGGTGATCTCGAGGGTCACCACCTGCGCCGCCGCTTCCCGCATCGCCTCGAGGAGCCCGTCTGCGGGGGTGTTCGGGTCGAAGAGGACCGCCGCGGCGATCCCCTGGCCGAGGGTGCGCGTGGGCAGGACGTGCACCTGCTTGCCGTGCTCTTTCTGGGCGAGTTCCGCGGCCTTCTCGGCGGCGAGGATCACGTTCTTGTTGTTGGGCAGCACGATCACCTCGGGGTTCGGGAGGCTCCGCACCGCGTCGAGGATGTCCTGCACGCTGGGGTTTTGCGTCTGCCCGCCGGCCACGACCCGCGCGCCGAAGGCGCGGAAGGCCTTTACGATCCCGTATCCGGCGGCGACCGCGACCAGCCCCGAGGGCGGGGGGGCTTCGTCCGCCGCGCCCACCATCGCCAGGATCTCCGAGTGCTGCTCGGACATGTCCTCCACCTTGGTGCGCCGCATCTTCCCGTACCGGGCCACCGCGGCGAGCAGCGCGTCGGGCTCGTTCGTGTGGATGTGGCCCTTCACGAACCCCTCGGCGCCCACCACGAGCAGCGAGTCCCCAAAGGGCGCGACCACCTCGCGGATCTTTTCGATGGGGACCTCCACCCCCTCCATGAGGAACTCGGTGCAGTACCCGTACTCCTCCTCCTCGAAGACCTCCTGCGCGTACCGCTCGACCTTGGGCGGCTCGGGTAAGGCGCGGTCCTCGAGGTACCCCAGGATCCCCTCCAGGAAGTGGAGGTACCCCTGCCCGCCCGCGTCCACCACGCCGGCCTGCTTCAAGACCGGGAGGAGCTCCGGGGTTTTTTGGAGGGCCTCGCCTCCCTTGGCGAGCGCTCCGTTTAGGACCTCCGCGAGGGTCTTCGCGCCCTGCTCCAGCGCCGCGCGCCCCCCCTCGGCCGCGGCGCGCGCCACGGTCAGGATCGTGCCCTCCACCGGCTTCATGACCGCGCGGTACGCCGCCTCCGCGCCGGCCTCGAGCAACGCGACCAGGGTGCGGGGCGTGACCGCGGACGCGCCGCGCACGGCCTCCGCGTACCCTTTGAGGATCTGGGAGAGGATCACGCCAGAGTTGCCCCGCGCGCCGAGCAAACTACCGTAACTCAAGGCGCGAGCCACCTCGGGCATCCGGCGGGTGTCGGCTAGGTCCAGCTCCCGGCGCACCGCCTGGAGGGTGAGGTGCATGTTCGTGCCGGTGTCCCCGTCCGGCACCGGGTAGACGTTCAGGGCGTTGACCTCCTCCACGTAGACCGCGAACCAGTCCACGGCGTACCGGATCGCGGCGGCCAGCCGCTCCGCCCCCAGCTTATCCACGGCTCACCCCCACCACGTGCACGAAGACACGCTCGAGCTCGAGGCCCGCCAGGTGCTTCGCCGCCCACCGGGCGCGCTCGGCGATCAGCTCCACGACCGCGGGGATGTTCACCCCGAACGCGACCACGACGTACACGTCCGCCTGGTACGTCCCGGGCCGGGCGGGGTCCGCCTTCACGACCACGCCCTCGCTGGCCTCGTTCCGGCCGAGGATCCGGCTGAGCCCGTCGCGGATCCCTACGGGGCTCATCCCCACCAC
This region of Marinithermus hydrothermalis DSM 14884 genomic DNA includes:
- a CDS encoding DAK2 domain-containing protein, encoding MDKLGAERLAAAIRYAVDWFAVYVEEVNALNVYPVPDGDTGTNMHLTLQAVRRELDLADTRRMPEVARALSYGSLLGARGNSGVILSQILKGYAEAVRGASAVTPRTLVALLEAGAEAAYRAVMKPVEGTILTVARAAAEGGRAALEQGAKTLAEVLNGALAKGGEALQKTPELLPVLKQAGVVDAGGQGYLHFLEGILGYLEDRALPEPPKVERYAQEVFEEEEYGYCTEFLMEGVEVPIEKIREVVAPFGDSLLVVGAEGFVKGHIHTNEPDALLAAVARYGKMRRTKVEDMSEQHSEILAMVGAADEAPPPSGLVAVAAGYGIVKAFRAFGARVVAGGQTQNPSVQDILDAVRSLPNPEVIVLPNNKNVILAAEKAAELAQKEHGKQVHVLPTRTLGQGIAAAVLFDPNTPADGLLEAMREAAAQVVTLEITRASRNANLEAVGEIQEGQVIGLRDGQLAVVTETPAEGLKALFRLAVTPEAAFEIATIFHNAQTDPETARAVVAELEALYPDLEFELHAGGPDLYDYVVTLE
- a CDS encoding Asp23/Gls24 family envelope stress response protein, which translates into the protein MKGSVTVTEQALAAVVGLAAHEVPGVVGMSPVGIRDGLSRILGRNEASEGVVVKADPARPGTYQADVYVVVAFGVNIPAVVELIAERARWAAKHLAGLELERVFVHVVGVSRG